The following are encoded in a window of Halosolutus halophilus genomic DNA:
- a CDS encoding GNAT family N-acetyltransferase, with translation MTRDIRQATTEDVWAVHETARESWHAAYDDLLGRDRVDEIVDEWYAIGEIESSIDDTRGRDDAAFLVVESAADAGSEPTETDERCRGFAHIVPWPEDERVAYLVRIYVRPELWGEGIGTALLEHLEAECEEVFDRLRLAVLADNEIGVSFYESRGFERVGTYESDLGVDLEEYVYEKQL, from the coding sequence GTGACGCGAGACATCCGGCAGGCGACGACCGAGGACGTCTGGGCCGTCCACGAGACGGCCCGCGAGAGCTGGCACGCCGCCTACGACGACCTGCTCGGCCGGGACCGGGTCGACGAAATCGTCGACGAGTGGTACGCGATCGGCGAGATCGAATCGTCGATCGACGACACCCGTGGGCGCGACGACGCGGCCTTCCTCGTCGTCGAGTCGGCCGCGGACGCGGGATCCGAACCGACCGAGACGGACGAGCGATGCCGCGGCTTCGCCCACATCGTTCCGTGGCCGGAAGACGAACGGGTCGCCTACCTCGTCCGGATCTACGTCCGCCCCGAACTGTGGGGCGAGGGTATCGGCACGGCGCTGTTAGAGCACCTCGAAGCCGAGTGCGAGGAGGTCTTCGATCGACTCCGGTTGGCCGTCCTCGCCGACAACGAGATCGGCGTCTCGTTCTACGAGTCGCGCGGGTTCGAACGCGTCGGGACCTACGAGAGCGACCTCGGTGTGGACCTCGAGGAGTACGTCTACGAAAAGCAACTGTGA
- the kdgK1 gene encoding bifunctional 2-dehydro-3-deoxygluconokinase/2-dehydro-3-deoxygalactonokinase, whose amino-acid sequence MSDLVTFGETMLRLSPPDSERLEDAAEFEVRAAGAESNVAVAAQRLGTPSTWLSKVPETPLGRRVVGELNGYGIETDVVWSHRGRQGTYYLEHAGKPRGTNVIYDRENAAVTTAEAREFDIDVIQDARVFFTSGITPALSSTLRETTANMLKAARRGDTTTAFDFNYRRKLWSPDEARETLTRFFPGIDVLVIAARDARTVLGFEGDPRQLAHKLGSQYDFTTVVVTRGSEGAVGWHDSVVHGQEAYETDTVDAIGTGDAFTGAFIARRLDGDDVPTALEYAAATAALKRTIPGDVALVTQEEVESVVEESGTDISR is encoded by the coding sequence GTGAGCGACCTCGTCACGTTCGGCGAGACGATGCTCCGGCTCTCGCCGCCGGACAGCGAACGACTCGAGGACGCAGCCGAGTTCGAGGTTCGCGCCGCAGGGGCAGAGAGCAACGTCGCGGTCGCCGCCCAGCGACTCGGAACGCCGTCGACGTGGCTCTCGAAGGTGCCGGAGACGCCGCTCGGGCGCCGGGTCGTGGGTGAACTCAACGGGTACGGAATCGAGACGGACGTCGTCTGGAGCCACCGGGGACGGCAGGGTACCTACTACCTGGAACACGCGGGCAAACCGCGCGGCACGAACGTCATCTACGATCGGGAGAACGCCGCCGTCACGACCGCCGAGGCGCGGGAGTTCGACATCGACGTGATCCAGGACGCGCGCGTGTTCTTCACGAGCGGGATCACGCCGGCACTCTCGTCGACGCTTCGAGAGACGACGGCGAACATGCTCAAGGCGGCCAGACGGGGCGACACCACGACCGCCTTCGACTTCAACTACCGCCGAAAGCTCTGGTCGCCCGACGAGGCCAGGGAGACGCTGACGCGGTTCTTCCCGGGTATCGACGTGCTCGTGATCGCCGCCCGCGACGCCCGGACCGTGCTCGGATTCGAGGGCGATCCGCGTCAGCTCGCGCACAAACTCGGTTCACAGTACGACTTCACGACCGTCGTCGTGACGCGAGGATCGGAAGGGGCGGTCGGCTGGCACGACAGCGTCGTCCACGGCCAGGAGGCCTACGAGACCGATACCGTCGACGCGATCGGGACCGGCGACGCGTTCACCGGGGCGTTCATCGCTCGCCGACTCGACGGCGACGACGTTCCGACCGCCCTCGAGTACGCCGCCGCGACGGCCGCGCTCAAGCGAACCATCCCCGGCGACGTCGCCCTCGTCACACAGGAGGAGGTCGAATCCGTCGTCGAGGAGAGCGGGACGGACATCTCCCGGTAA
- the rtcA gene encoding RNA 3'-terminal phosphate cyclase, which produces MRELDGSGAGGQFVRTALALSVLRNEPIRIENVRGDRSTSGLRHQHLAVLETMVAICDADVSGAELGAAVVEFDPALEGDGRVPGGSYAVDIGTAGSVTLLFEALLPLATVLDAPLSVTATGGTDVKWSPPIDYVRHVKLPLVRRYGLVAACEVDRRGFYPAGGGRATLRLAPSTLDPIDLTERGPIEDVRLYSTEAASLADRDVAHRQVAGAHERLHLDDEADRSGSDGDRDAVGERCETTAESHCPGSAIVIRVDHGTGLAGFSALGERGTPAERIGEDAADAANRWLDGSAPVDRHMADQLLVMLALAGGRVRVPAVTDHVAASCELLRSFGVGPTLEDDGETTIVSVDSPIDG; this is translated from the coding sequence ATGCGCGAACTCGACGGCTCGGGCGCCGGCGGCCAGTTCGTCCGAACGGCGCTCGCACTGTCGGTTCTCCGGAACGAACCGATCCGAATCGAGAACGTTCGGGGCGATCGATCGACGTCCGGCCTCCGTCACCAGCACCTTGCGGTTCTCGAGACGATGGTCGCGATCTGCGACGCCGACGTCTCGGGTGCGGAACTCGGCGCGGCGGTCGTCGAGTTCGATCCGGCGCTGGAGGGCGACGGGCGCGTCCCCGGCGGCAGCTACGCCGTCGACATCGGGACGGCCGGCAGCGTGACGCTGCTGTTCGAGGCCCTCCTGCCGCTGGCGACGGTCCTCGATGCGCCGCTGTCGGTCACCGCTACCGGCGGGACGGACGTGAAGTGGTCGCCCCCGATCGACTACGTTCGACACGTCAAGCTCCCGCTGGTGAGACGGTACGGGCTCGTCGCCGCCTGCGAGGTCGATCGGCGTGGCTTCTATCCCGCGGGCGGCGGCCGCGCGACGCTCCGACTGGCACCCTCGACGCTCGACCCGATCGACCTCACCGAGCGGGGCCCGATCGAAGACGTGCGTCTCTACTCGACCGAAGCCGCGTCGCTCGCGGATCGGGACGTGGCTCACCGGCAGGTCGCAGGCGCGCACGAACGGCTACACCTCGACGACGAGGCCGATCGATCGGGTTCGGACGGCGATCGCGACGCGGTCGGCGAGCGATGCGAGACGACGGCGGAGAGCCACTGTCCGGGTTCGGCGATCGTGATCCGAGTCGATCACGGGACCGGACTGGCCGGATTCTCCGCGCTCGGCGAACGCGGCACACCCGCCGAGCGGATCGGCGAGGACGCCGCCGACGCGGCGAACCGGTGGCTCGACGGGAGCGCACCGGTCGATCGACACATGGCCGACCAGTTGCTGGTGATGCTCGCCCTGGCCGGCGGCCGCGTGCGCGTTCCGGCGGTGACCGACCACGTCGCGGCGAGTTGCGAACTGCTCCGGTCGTTCGGAGTCGGGCCGACCCTGGAGGACGACGGCGAGACGACGATCGTCTCGGTCGACTCGCCGATAGACGGATAG
- a CDS encoding MFS transporter, which yields MRLWRDPLRRRWLLWLILGVVFLLVNVNRLSSAVLAEDLMVAFGTTGAELGTLHATFFWVYAVMQIPTGVLADRVGPRRTATAGGLVMSVGTIWFALAESYLAAMAARSLVGLGGSVIFVCLLRFCASWYRADEFATMSGLTFAVSGVGGVLATTPLALAVGAVGWRSAIGWLGVFGLAFSVAVYVLVRDTPEDAGFDPIEGVPGQPSLTTAELRAHLGSALRDPHIWVVSVLLFCTTGVNLTLFGLWGVPYVVQTYDVSIAYASVFTLLGGIGTIVGPPTIGWVSDRLGRRVDLMVAGGVTFVAALGVIAATGNPPLWVVAASFFLTGVLLGAFVLSYTIVKERHPSSASGISTGTINGAAFFGAAMLPTVMGWALDAYWTGELVGGVRVYTETGYRIAFGIATVAGAIALACTLWLYRHERAD from the coding sequence ATGCGACTCTGGCGCGATCCGCTCCGACGTCGGTGGCTGCTGTGGCTGATCCTGGGCGTCGTCTTCCTGCTCGTCAACGTCAATCGGCTCTCCTCCGCCGTGCTCGCCGAGGACCTCATGGTCGCGTTCGGAACCACGGGCGCAGAGCTGGGCACGCTTCACGCGACGTTCTTCTGGGTGTACGCGGTCATGCAGATCCCCACGGGCGTTCTGGCCGATCGAGTCGGCCCTCGTCGGACGGCGACGGCGGGGGGACTCGTCATGAGCGTCGGGACGATCTGGTTCGCGCTCGCGGAGAGCTACCTCGCTGCGATGGCCGCCCGGAGTCTCGTCGGCCTCGGCGGGAGCGTGATCTTCGTCTGTCTCCTCCGGTTCTGTGCGAGCTGGTACCGGGCCGACGAGTTCGCGACGATGAGCGGGCTGACGTTCGCCGTCTCCGGGGTCGGCGGCGTCCTCGCGACGACTCCGCTGGCTCTCGCCGTCGGCGCCGTCGGCTGGCGATCGGCGATCGGCTGGCTCGGTGTTTTCGGACTCGCCTTCTCCGTGGCGGTCTACGTCCTCGTCCGCGACACGCCGGAAGACGCGGGATTCGATCCGATCGAAGGCGTCCCGGGACAGCCCTCGCTGACCACTGCGGAACTTCGAGCGCACCTCGGATCCGCCCTCCGGGACCCCCATATCTGGGTCGTCAGCGTCCTCCTGTTCTGCACGACCGGCGTGAACCTCACCCTGTTCGGGCTCTGGGGCGTCCCGTACGTCGTCCAGACCTACGACGTCTCGATCGCGTACGCCTCGGTGTTCACCCTGCTGGGCGGGATCGGAACCATCGTCGGCCCGCCGACGATCGGCTGGGTTTCCGATCGGCTCGGACGGCGTGTCGACCTGATGGTCGCGGGCGGCGTCACGTTCGTCGCCGCGCTCGGCGTGATCGCCGCGACCGGAAACCCGCCACTGTGGGTCGTCGCCGCGTCGTTCTTCCTGACCGGGGTGCTGCTGGGGGCGTTCGTCCTCAGCTACACGATCGTCAAGGAGCGCCATCCGAGCAGCGCGAGCGGGATCTCGACCGGAACGATCAACGGTGCGGCCTTTTTCGGCGCCGCGATGCTCCCCACAGTGATGGGGTGGGCGCTCGACGCCTACTGGACGGGCGAACTCGTCGGCGGCGTTCGCGTCTACACCGAGACGGGCTACCGGATCGCGTTCGGGATCGCGACCGTCGCCGGCGCGATCGCGCTCGCCTGTACGCTCTGGCTGTATCGGCACGAACGCGCCGACTGA
- a CDS encoding acyl-CoA thioester hydrolase/BAAT C-terminal domain-containing protein, which translates to MGRKFVSGRTVQTDAVRGRLYPGLGADPTPGVLVLHGGGGARGYEQTYAALLAEHGYTAFCVEYFEAPGVRDRPLEVPLEEIGNAADWLLERPDVAGDRVGVDGFSRGGEASLLVGSHFDAIGAVAAYVPSCYVWPAPSWMDGIGEGEPTWTLDGEPLPHLPIDKYVYEDDGIDEPLGVPEPNPGSLAIERSTAAEKERAEIPVESIDGPVLVVSGGNDTVWPSTLLAERVTDRLAAHDHPWPFEHLSFPDAGHAIRVPYRLRGDTDPAETHRFGGTHEANGYASARAWQATLEYLDRNHQ; encoded by the coding sequence ATGGGCAGAAAATTCGTCTCCGGGAGGACGGTTCAGACGGACGCGGTGCGCGGGCGACTCTATCCGGGTCTCGGCGCTGATCCGACGCCGGGCGTGCTCGTCCTCCACGGAGGCGGCGGTGCCCGCGGGTACGAACAGACGTACGCGGCGCTGCTCGCCGAACACGGCTACACGGCGTTTTGCGTCGAGTACTTCGAGGCGCCCGGCGTCCGTGACAGACCGCTCGAAGTACCCCTGGAGGAGATCGGAAACGCCGCCGACTGGCTCCTCGAGCGTCCCGACGTTGCGGGCGATCGGGTCGGCGTCGACGGATTCTCCAGGGGAGGCGAAGCGTCGCTTCTGGTCGGATCACACTTCGACGCGATCGGCGCCGTCGCCGCGTACGTTCCGAGTTGCTACGTCTGGCCCGCTCCGTCCTGGATGGACGGCATCGGCGAAGGCGAGCCAACCTGGACGCTCGACGGAGAGCCGTTGCCGCATCTTCCCATCGACAAGTACGTCTACGAGGATGACGGCATCGACGAACCGCTCGGCGTCCCGGAACCGAATCCCGGATCGCTGGCGATCGAACGTTCGACCGCCGCCGAGAAGGAACGGGCCGAGATCCCCGTCGAGTCGATCGACGGCCCGGTGTTGGTCGTCTCCGGCGGAAACGACACCGTGTGGCCGTCGACGCTACTGGCGGAACGCGTCACTGATCGGCTCGCTGCGCACGACCATCCCTGGCCGTTCGAGCATCTCTCGTTTCCCGACGCGGGTCACGCAATTCGGGTTCCGTACCGGCTCCGGGGCGACACCGATCCGGCGGAGACGCACCGGTTCGGAGGCACACACGAGGCGAACGGATACGCCTCAGCCCGCGCCTGGCAGGCGACGCTCGAGTATCTCGATCGAAATCACCAGTAG
- the mutL gene encoding DNA mismatch repair endonuclease MutL has protein sequence MSDDSATPPTPEETEIHQLDEDTVARIAAGEVVERPASAVKELVENSLDAGAESVDVTVEEGGTELIRVADDGRGMTGADVRAAVRQHTTSKIDGLDDLESGVGTLGFRGEALHTIGSVSRLTIRSRPRNGDGAGTELVSEGGDVVSVEPTGCPAGTIVEVKDLFYNTPARRKFLKTTATEFAHVNRIVTRYALANPDVAVSLSHDGREVFATTGQGDLQAAVLSVYGRDVASSMIAVEADGDDLPPGPIGSVSGLVSHPETNRSSREYLATYVNGRAVTSDAIREGIMGAYGTQLGSDRYPFVVLFLDVPGDAVDVNVHPRKREVRFDDDDAVRRQVDAAVERALLEHGLLRSGAPRGRSAPGEARLEPGSVEESTARSGAGDGAETAGDDSDVRDSAPGDGVGDESIDTMTAASTPDDQPPHSDPRTGSDGDDPSTPDPASDAGIARSGADSSAADESITDSESGTDGGSGADGRSGAGEEPKRRTPPTRSTDAGATNSGTDDASRSRSAAATDPAHAADRAPERKFDGPTEQRTLTGEAATGDETEFDSLPPLRVLGQVHDTYLVCELPDGLALIDQHAADERVNYERLRDAFADDPAVQALASPVELELTAIEAEAFESYTAALERLGFYADRVDDRTVAVTTVPAVFAETLDPEQFRDVLASFVEGDRESGAETVDALADEFLGDLACYPSLTGNTSLTEGSVLDLLDALDDCENPYACPHGRPVIVEIDETEIEDRFERDYPGHGG, from the coding sequence ATGAGCGACGACAGCGCCACACCACCGACCCCGGAGGAAACCGAGATTCACCAGTTAGACGAGGACACCGTCGCCCGGATCGCCGCCGGCGAAGTCGTCGAGCGGCCTGCCAGCGCGGTGAAGGAACTCGTCGAGAACAGCCTCGACGCCGGTGCCGAAAGCGTCGACGTGACCGTCGAGGAGGGCGGGACGGAGCTGATCCGGGTCGCGGACGACGGCCGCGGAATGACCGGAGCGGACGTCCGCGCGGCCGTCCGCCAGCACACGACCAGCAAGATCGACGGCCTCGACGACCTCGAGTCCGGCGTCGGAACGCTGGGCTTTCGCGGCGAGGCGTTGCACACGATCGGCTCGGTCTCGCGGCTGACGATCCGATCGCGGCCCCGGAACGGGGACGGGGCAGGAACGGAACTCGTCTCCGAGGGCGGCGACGTCGTGTCGGTCGAGCCGACGGGCTGTCCGGCGGGAACGATCGTCGAGGTCAAGGACCTCTTCTACAACACCCCCGCTCGCAGGAAATTCCTCAAGACGACGGCGACGGAGTTCGCCCACGTCAACCGGATCGTCACGCGCTACGCGCTGGCAAATCCCGACGTCGCGGTCTCGCTGTCACACGACGGTCGCGAGGTGTTCGCCACGACCGGGCAGGGAGACCTACAGGCCGCGGTCCTGTCCGTCTACGGTCGCGACGTCGCGTCCTCGATGATCGCCGTCGAGGCCGACGGTGACGACCTGCCGCCGGGGCCGATCGGATCGGTCTCGGGGCTCGTCTCGCATCCCGAGACGAACCGATCGAGTCGGGAGTACCTCGCGACCTACGTCAACGGACGCGCGGTGACGTCGGACGCGATCCGCGAGGGGATCATGGGCGCCTACGGCACGCAACTCGGGAGCGATCGGTACCCGTTCGTCGTCCTGTTTCTCGACGTCCCCGGCGACGCCGTCGACGTGAACGTCCACCCGCGCAAGCGCGAAGTCCGGTTCGACGACGACGACGCCGTGCGCCGGCAGGTCGACGCCGCGGTCGAACGCGCACTGCTCGAGCACGGCCTCCTGCGATCGGGTGCGCCGCGCGGCCGATCGGCTCCCGGCGAGGCCCGTCTCGAACCCGGGAGTGTCGAGGAGTCGACGGCCCGATCGGGGGCAGGTGACGGGGCGGAGACTGCCGGAGACGACTCCGACGTACGAGACTCGGCGCCCGGCGACGGTGTCGGCGACGAGTCGATCGACACCATGACCGCTGCGTCCACCCCGGACGACCAGCCGCCGCACTCTGACCCCCGGACGGGGTCCGACGGCGACGATCCGTCCACCCCGGATCCGGCGTCGGACGCGGGGATCGCCCGATCGGGCGCGGACTCGAGCGCGGCAGACGAGTCGATCACCGACAGCGAATCGGGAACCGATGGCGGTTCGGGTGCCGACGGCCGCTCGGGAGCCGGCGAGGAACCGAAGCGCCGGACACCGCCGACGCGTTCCACCGACGCTGGCGCGACGAACTCCGGTACCGACGACGCGTCGAGGAGTCGATCGGCAGCGGCCACCGATCCCGCACACGCCGCCGATCGAGCGCCCGAACGGAAGTTCGACGGGCCGACCGAGCAGCGGACGCTCACAGGCGAGGCGGCGACGGGCGACGAGACCGAGTTCGACTCGCTGCCGCCGCTGCGCGTGCTCGGCCAGGTACACGACACCTATCTGGTCTGCGAACTGCCGGACGGCCTCGCACTGATCGACCAGCACGCCGCCGACGAGCGAGTCAACTACGAACGGCTCCGTGATGCCTTCGCGGACGATCCGGCCGTGCAAGCGCTTGCCTCCCCCGTCGAACTCGAACTGACCGCCATCGAAGCCGAGGCGTTCGAGAGCTACACCGCAGCGCTCGAGCGACTTGGGTTCTACGCCGACCGGGTCGACGATCGGACGGTCGCGGTGACGACGGTCCCCGCGGTGTTCGCGGAGACGCTCGACCCGGAACAGTTCCGGGACGTCCTCGCGTCGTTCGTCGAGGGCGATCGCGAATCCGGCGCCGAGACGGTCGACGCGCTGGCCGACGAGTTCCTCGGCGATCTCGCGTGTTACCCGTCGCTGACGGGGAACACGTCGCTGACCGAGGGATCGGTTCTCGACTTGCTGGATGCGCTCGACGACTGCGAAAATCCGTACGCCTGTCCGCACGGTCGGCCCGTAATCGTCGAGATCGACGAGACGGAGATCGAGGATCGGTTCGAGCGGGATTATCCCGGTCACGGCGGCTGA
- a CDS encoding winged helix-turn-helix domain-containing protein has translation MDSSSTSEPVRPDPSAGNEAFHLLSDGTRLAILQVLWEAYDPADQTPMRFAELRERIGVEDPGRLNYHLNELMDHFVRRTEDGYELMDSGKRIVRMLLSGTAIDDPEIEPVAVDISCWYCGGQPEWSYREGWRYLECTNCDARCVDTFPPGVISKNEFPPSGLRGRTPNEINEADRIWGAHRRASVMDGVCPECAGDMPITSVGICDNHRPNWDEYQFCESCGSIFWMLVSHVCEACKYQWRMPTLFYPSRQPAVIAFYYEHGIEFDLATYEQRAHLLSFEEELLSEDPLRIRISIPLEDEALRLTYDERMEVVDEQRRG, from the coding sequence ATGGACTCCTCGAGTACGAGCGAACCAGTACGGCCGGACCCGTCAGCCGGAAATGAGGCGTTCCACCTCCTCTCGGACGGGACCAGACTCGCAATATTACAGGTTCTCTGGGAAGCATACGATCCCGCGGACCAGACGCCGATGCGGTTTGCCGAACTCCGCGAACGCATCGGCGTTGAGGATCCCGGCCGCCTCAACTACCACTTGAACGAGCTTATGGACCACTTCGTCCGGCGGACCGAAGACGGATACGAGCTCATGGATTCGGGAAAGCGGATCGTCAGAATGCTGCTTTCCGGCACCGCGATCGATGACCCGGAGATTGAACCGGTGGCGGTGGATATATCGTGCTGGTACTGTGGGGGGCAACCTGAGTGGAGCTACCGGGAGGGGTGGCGATATCTGGAATGTACGAACTGTGACGCTCGGTGTGTCGATACCTTTCCGCCCGGCGTCATCAGCAAGAACGAGTTCCCACCGTCGGGGTTACGGGGACGCACGCCGAACGAAATCAACGAAGCGGACCGGATCTGGGGCGCTCATCGACGAGCATCCGTGATGGACGGCGTCTGTCCGGAATGTGCGGGTGATATGCCCATCACCTCGGTCGGGATCTGCGACAATCACCGGCCGAATTGGGACGAGTACCAGTTCTGCGAGTCCTGCGGATCGATCTTCTGGATGCTCGTCTCACACGTCTGCGAGGCGTGTAAATATCAGTGGCGGATGCCGACGTTATTCTACCCGTCGAGACAGCCGGCGGTGATCGCGTTCTATTACGAGCACGGCATCGAATTCGACCTCGCCACGTACGAACAACGCGCGCACCTCCTCAGCTTCGAGGAGGAACTCCTCTCGGAGGACCCGCTTCGCATCCGCATCTCGATTCCGTTGGAGGACGAAGCGCTACGGCTCACATACGACGAACGGATGGAGGTGGTGGATGAGCAACGGCGAGGGTGA
- a CDS encoding DUF1059 domain-containing protein, translating to MAHAHRLDCEAAADCRFIVQSENEEEAVELTKTHMRDVHGQDYTDEELRSEHLKIV from the coding sequence GTGGCACACGCTCACAGGCTGGATTGTGAAGCAGCAGCCGATTGTCGGTTCATCGTTCAATCGGAAAACGAAGAAGAGGCGGTCGAGCTGACGAAAACCCACATGCGCGACGTCCACGGGCAGGACTACACGGACGAGGAACTCCGAAGTGAACACCTGAAAATCGTATAG
- a CDS encoding class I SAM-dependent methyltransferase yields MTTETRADADPINEQKLNELVETSLVDLGATVHAALAVIGDELGLYAVLDDAGPLTSAEVAEKTDTSERYVREWLRSQAAGGYVTYDPETDRYELSPEQAYVLANEESPVFMPGAFQLVTSAAKIEPELREAFRTGEGIGWHEHDEDLFHGTERFFGPSYGAYLLDWIASLDGMDATLKAGGRIADLGCGHGAPTIRMAEAYPNSTVVGIDYHEASIEVARERAETAGVSDRVDFEVATAREYNGTDYDLVTMFNCFHDMGDPVGVAAHVRETLTDDGAWMIVEPYAEDRVEDNLTPFGRLAYSISTVACTPNSLSQDVGYGLGAQAGEERTREVVAEGGFTRFRRAAETPTSLVFEAKP; encoded by the coding sequence ATGACGACAGAAACCCGAGCGGACGCGGACCCGATCAACGAACAGAAACTGAACGAACTCGTGGAAACGTCGCTCGTCGATCTCGGCGCGACGGTCCACGCCGCGCTGGCCGTCATCGGCGACGAACTCGGACTCTATGCGGTCCTGGACGACGCTGGGCCGCTCACGTCCGCCGAGGTGGCCGAGAAAACGGACACCTCGGAACGCTACGTCCGAGAGTGGCTGCGCTCGCAGGCCGCTGGCGGGTACGTGACCTACGATCCCGAGACCGACCGCTACGAGCTCTCTCCTGAGCAGGCGTACGTTTTAGCCAACGAGGAGAGTCCGGTATTCATGCCAGGCGCGTTCCAGCTGGTCACGTCGGCGGCCAAGATCGAACCCGAACTCCGCGAAGCGTTTCGAACGGGCGAGGGCATCGGCTGGCACGAACACGACGAGGACCTGTTTCATGGCACCGAACGCTTTTTCGGACCGTCCTATGGGGCCTATCTGCTCGACTGGATCGCGTCGCTCGACGGGATGGATGCCACGCTGAAAGCGGGCGGGCGAATCGCTGACCTGGGCTGTGGACACGGCGCACCGACGATCCGCATGGCCGAAGCGTACCCTAACTCGACGGTTGTCGGTATCGACTATCACGAGGCATCGATAGAGGTGGCACGCGAACGGGCGGAAACGGCGGGCGTCAGCGACCGCGTCGACTTCGAGGTGGCGACCGCGAGGGAGTACAACGGCACCGACTACGACCTCGTAACGATGTTCAACTGCTTCCATGACATGGGCGATCCCGTCGGTGTGGCGGCCCACGTCCGGGAGACGCTTACCGACGACGGCGCGTGGATGATCGTCGAACCCTATGCCGAGGACCGGGTCGAAGACAACCTGACCCCGTTCGGCCGCCTCGCGTACTCGATCTCGACGGTGGCCTGCACGCCGAATTCGCTCAGTCAGGATGTCGGCTACGGTCTCGGCGCACAAGCGGGTGAGGAGCGGACGCGTGAAGTCGTCGCCGAAGGCGGATTTACACGCTTTCGCCGAGCGGCAGAGACGCCGACCAGTCTGGTCTTCGAAGCGAAGCCCTAG
- a CDS encoding SDR family NAD(P)-dependent oxidoreductase encodes MYEPDFGVAGETAIVTGASQGIGRAIAETLAAGGANVAICSRSIDRVGPVADEINEVEDAGEALAVECNVREREQVQDLVDRTAEEFGDIDALVNNAGGEFVAPFEDISENGWNSIVDLNLNSTVHCTQLAGEVMREGDGGVIVNLSSVNGQHPAPNESHYGASKAAIIRLTETLAVEWADDGIRVNCVAPGLIQTPGVAETLGIRSEQMPDRDETDRRIGHSEEIADVVQFLISPAASFMNGETVTAKGVPRPGNSFDVDLGLE; translated from the coding sequence ATGTACGAACCGGACTTCGGCGTGGCGGGCGAGACCGCCATCGTCACGGGTGCGAGTCAGGGTATCGGACGCGCGATCGCCGAAACGCTCGCGGCGGGCGGCGCGAACGTCGCGATCTGTTCGCGATCGATCGATCGGGTCGGTCCGGTCGCCGATGAGATCAACGAAGTCGAGGACGCGGGCGAGGCGCTGGCCGTCGAGTGTAACGTCCGCGAGCGCGAGCAGGTCCAGGATCTCGTCGATCGGACGGCCGAGGAATTCGGCGACATCGACGCCCTCGTGAACAACGCCGGCGGGGAGTTCGTCGCGCCGTTCGAGGACATCTCGGAAAACGGCTGGAACTCGATCGTCGACCTCAACCTGAACAGCACCGTTCACTGCACGCAACTGGCGGGCGAGGTGATGCGCGAGGGTGACGGGGGCGTCATCGTCAACCTCTCCAGCGTCAACGGGCAGCACCCGGCACCCAACGAAAGCCACTACGGCGCGTCCAAGGCGGCGATCATCCGCCTGACCGAGACGCTCGCCGTCGAGTGGGCCGACGACGGCATCCGCGTCAACTGCGTCGCGCCCGGCCTGATCCAGACCCCCGGCGTCGCGGAGACGCTGGGGATCCGGAGCGAGCAGATGCCCGATCGGGACGAGACCGATCGGCGCATCGGTCACAGCGAGGAGATCGCCGACGTCGTCCAGTTCCTGATCAGTCCCGCCGCGTCGTTCATGAACGGTGAGACGGTCACCGCGAAGGGCGTCCCGCGGCCCGGCAACTCCTTCGACGTCGATCTCGGACTCGAATGA